One Helianthus annuus cultivar XRQ/B chromosome 7, HanXRQr2.0-SUNRISE, whole genome shotgun sequence genomic region harbors:
- the LOC110868064 gene encoding probable serine/threonine-protein kinase WNK4, which produces MASEEDPDVVERCPKNRYVRYNELLGRGAWKTVYKGFDEVEGIEVAWSQVMLDEAIQKPENLERVYSEVHLLKTLKHENIIKSYVSWVDDEKKTVNMITELFTSGNLRQYRKKHKSVDLKAIKNWARQILKGLVYLHGHEPPIIHRDLKCDNIFVNGNHGKVKIGDLGLATIMLRPTAKSLIGTPEFMAPELYEEEYNELVDIYSFGMCILELITCEYPYSECRNPAHIYKKVISGIKPAALSKVKDPQVKEFIEKCLVPASQRLPAKELLKDPFLAPESTKEHVHNPVEVNLSTYPMDIDDNFDMVSSTSNTTSTGLPLLELQSINARNEIRLKGEMNEENTVKLTLRIADFSGSARNIDFPFSLDADTAHTIAQEMVEELDLLHEDVIIIAELIDDMIMKFVPTWKPSFKKNSISGGGVSSTEGSIVQNNQIAYGPTKEDHSFKGFDVVYIFG; this is translated from the exons ATGGCGTCTGAAGAGGATCCTGATGTTGTTGAAAGATGCCCGAAAAATCGCTACGTTCGG TATAATGAATTGCTGGGGAGGGGTGCCTGGAAGACAGT ATACAAGGGGTTTGATGAAGTTGAAGGAATTGAAGTTGCATGGAGCCAAGTGATGTTAGATGAGGCTattcaaaaacctgaaaatctGGAGCGAGTTTATTCCGAGGTTCACTTGCTAAAGACGCTTAAACATGAGAACATAATCAAGTCATATGTTTCTTGGGTAGACGACGAGAAGAAAACGGTTAACATGATTACTGAACTGTTTACCTCGGGGAATTTGAGGCA ATATCGCAAGAAGCATAAGAGTGTTGATTTAAAGGCTATCAAGAATTGGGCCAGACAGATCCTTAAAGGCTTGGTTTATCTGCACGGTCATGAGCCGCCGATTATTCATCGAGATTTAAAATGTGACAACATATTTGTTAACGGAAACCATGGAAAAGTGAAGATCGGCGATCTTGGATTAGCAACGATAATGCTACGCCCCACTGCTAAAAGTTTGATTG GAACCCCTGAATTCATGGCTCCGGAGCTTTACGAAGAGGAATATAATGAACTTGTTGACATATATTCTTTCGGGATGTGTATATTAGAGTTGATAACTTGTGAATATCCGTACAGTGAATGCAGAAATCCCGCACACatatataaaaaagttatttCT GGGATAAAACCCGCTGCTCTTTCAAAAGTCAAAGATCCACAAGTCAAGGAGTTCATAGAGAAGTGTTTGGTCCCGGCATCTCAAAGATTGCCCGCAAAAGAGCTTCTGAAAGATCCATTTCTCGCACCAGAAAGTACAAAAGAGCATGTACACAATCCGGTTGAAGTCAACTTGTCAACATATCCGATGGACATTGACGATAACTTCGATATGGTTTCATCTACTAGCAACACTACCAGCACTGGTTTACCTTTGCTTGAACTTCAGTCTATCAATGCGAGAAATGAAATCCGATTAAAAGGCGAAATGAATGAAGAAAACACTGTCAAGTTAACCTTGAGAATAGCCGATTTTAGTG GTAGTGCGAGGAATATTGACTTCCCGTTTTCGCTCGATGCTGATACTGCACATACGATAGCTCAAGAAATGGTTGAAGAACTAGACCTTTTGCACGAAGATGTGATTATTATAGCAGAGCTGATCGATGACATGATTATGAAGTTCGTGCCAACATGGAAACCATCGTTCAAGAAAAATTCCATATCTGGTGGAGGAGTTAGCTCAACCGAAGGTTCAATAGTTCAAAACAACCAAATCGCATACGGGCCCACAAAGGAAGATCACAGTTTCAAAGGGTTTGACGTTGTTTACATATTCGGGTGA